The sequence TGCTCGCGCCCTGCAGCTGCCAGCGGATCCGGTCGATCACATCGGCCGCCGTGAACCACCGGGGATGCAGCCATTCGCGGCTCGAATGCCCGCCGCGTTCGTCGTCGAGGTCGACCCGGATCGCGGTGCACACCAGCCGGGTGGCGCGCATCCGGTCGATGAACTCGTCGGCGCGCACACGGAACGCGAACGCGAGCTGGTCGACGCGGTCGAGCGGCGGCTCGAACTCCTGCTCGACCGCGAAGTCGGGCGGTGGCGTGCGCGGGTCGACGCGCGTCGCCTCCCGGCCCGCGGCGAGATCGTGCGCGAACGCCCCGGCCGCGCCGAACCGGCGGCGCACGTCGGCGACGGGCAGCGCGGCGAACTCGCCGAGCGTCCGCACGCCGAGCCGGTTCAGCAGGGTCGCGGTACGCGGGTCGACGACGAGCCGCACGGGGAGCGGCGCCAGGAACGCGGCGGATGCCTCGGGCGGCACGATCCCGATGACGGCGTCGCGCGTGCTGCGCGCCGCCTGCTCGGCGGCGAAGGGGCCGTCGGAGACGCCGACGCGCGCGTGCGGCACGTCCGCCGTGGCCGCGGTCTCGAGCAGCGCACGGGCGGCGGACTCCTCACCGCCGTAGTAGCGCACCGGCCCTCGCGCGCGCATCGCGATCGTGCCGGGGCGGACCAGCTGCACGCCGGGCACCGCCTCCTCGATGAGCCGGACGACGGGCTCGAAGGCGCGCGCATCGAGTGCGGCGTCGTAGGGCAGCACGGTCAGTGCGGGGGAGCGCAGCTGCGCCTCGCGGAGCTTGAGCCCGCGGGTCACGCCGTCGCGGCGGGCCGTGGCCGAGCACGCGAAGACGGCTCCGCCGTCGGTGAGGACCACCGCGGCGCCGTCGTCGAGGCCGTGCTCGCGGATCGCCGCGAACACCGGCCAGTCGGGGCACCAGAGCACGATGGTACGCATCTCAGCCCGCTCTGCGGAAGTCGACGTGCGCGACCTCGCCCGCCGAGGCGAGGTCGGCGGCGGGCGCCGCGGGTCGTTCGGCCGGTGCGCGGTCGGGGGCGACCGAGGCGCCACGCGACAGGTCGGGGAGCCGCAGCCTCGCGTGCGCCGGGCGGCCGAGACCGCCGCGGCCGGCGGTACGGACGACCACCTCGCGTTCGGTGAGCGCTCCGTGGCCCAGCTCGAGTCCGCTCCAGCCGCTCTCGCCGACCTCGAGCACCGTGTCGGCGCCAGGCCACTCGCCCGCGGCGATGAGCACGCCGCCGCGCTGTCTGAGCCGCGCGGTGAACCGCGACGTCTCGGCGGGGGAGAGCCGGCCGATG is a genomic window of Agromyces protaetiae containing:
- a CDS encoding DNA polymerase Y family protein, whose translation is MRTIVLWCPDWPVFAAIREHGLDDGAAVVLTDGGAVFACSATARRDGVTRGLKLREAQLRSPALTVLPYDAALDARAFEPVVRLIEEAVPGVQLVRPGTIAMRARGPVRYYGGEESAARALLETAATADVPHARVGVSDGPFAAEQAARSTRDAVIGIVPPEASAAFLAPLPVRLVVDPRTATLLNRLGVRTLGEFAALPVADVRRRFGAAGAFAHDLAAGREATRVDPRTPPPDFAVEQEFEPPLDRVDQLAFAFRVRADEFIDRMRATRLVCTAIRVDLDDERGGHSSREWLHPRWFTAADVIDRIRWQLQGASSAEAGLASPIVRVRVVPERVDSTGNHEDGLWGGGPDERVHHGLTRVQSMLGHEAVATPAVVGGRLLADRQVLVPWGDPAPAPAAAPWPGSLPTLAPASVFRERPPVTLVDDAGASVSIDARGNLPAPPVKFSAAALNGRPRPIRAWAGPWPIVERWWDAERARRVHRFQIVDADGCAWLLVHDDDGWQAEARYD